A window from Fodinibius salicampi encodes these proteins:
- a CDS encoding NAD(P)H-hydrate dehydratase, whose protein sequence is MLNAPVSHYLFTAAQSRDIDEQTINEIGIEGFTLMEIAGYSASQQILNIYPELSHGIYLCGKGNNAGDALVIARYLIQHDINASIVFLSGMDGLSPDTHKNFELLKKFDPENKISIYDSWDDFSGQASFDFIIDGMLGTGLDSNLRGDYQKAVQWANQQSVPVFSIDIPTGLHADLGEIMGKVIKADHTFTFGGRKQGFYLQDGPLHTGQVTYCELPFPNELKTSCNTFLIDESWVSEHQSSLGVHKYDTGVLYIIAGSEGLTGAAVMAAKSAWAEGLGAVFLVCPRGLLSVYEHNLPSIIKKPVGEQSDTCFSEAHLPDVRQIVGEKQGAVLLGPGLGRKEETVRFVIDFLSQNNRKTVIDADALWALAQSQKWKEFEEKQWILTPHPGELARLLEQDVKKDYQRLNLVRNFSAEHNVTTLSKGMPGIVSTKNGDSYLTNYDTRYFARAGSGDVLAGKISAYLALDYSPEYSCAQALLNGKKKLFTYLDTNRDLPEPTDFI, encoded by the coding sequence ATGCTTAATGCTCCCGTATCACATTATCTGTTTACCGCTGCACAAAGCAGAGATATCGATGAACAGACCATCAATGAAATCGGTATTGAGGGATTTACCCTTATGGAAATTGCCGGTTATTCGGCCAGTCAACAAATACTAAATATTTACCCTGAACTATCTCACGGGATATATCTCTGCGGAAAAGGAAATAATGCGGGTGATGCATTGGTTATTGCCCGATACCTGATCCAGCACGATATCAATGCATCTATCGTATTTTTAAGCGGTATGGATGGTCTTTCTCCGGATACCCACAAGAATTTTGAACTACTCAAAAAGTTTGATCCGGAGAATAAGATCTCTATTTATGACAGCTGGGATGACTTCTCAGGACAGGCCTCCTTCGATTTTATTATTGACGGCATGCTTGGCACTGGTCTGGATAGTAACCTTCGCGGGGATTATCAAAAAGCCGTTCAGTGGGCCAATCAGCAATCGGTACCTGTTTTTTCCATAGATATCCCCACCGGACTTCATGCTGATTTGGGTGAAATCATGGGAAAGGTTATTAAAGCCGATCATACCTTTACATTCGGAGGACGCAAACAAGGTTTTTATCTGCAGGATGGCCCACTACACACCGGTCAGGTCACCTACTGCGAATTACCATTCCCCAACGAGCTCAAAACTTCCTGCAATACCTTCTTAATAGACGAATCCTGGGTGTCGGAACATCAGTCGTCGCTTGGAGTTCACAAATATGATACAGGTGTTCTTTATATTATTGCCGGCTCGGAAGGATTGACCGGTGCCGCTGTCATGGCTGCTAAAAGTGCCTGGGCCGAGGGGCTGGGCGCCGTTTTTTTAGTATGTCCACGTGGATTGCTCTCAGTTTATGAACATAATCTTCCTTCGATCATAAAAAAACCGGTGGGAGAACAATCCGATACCTGTTTCAGCGAAGCACACCTGCCGGATGTCCGGCAAATTGTCGGGGAAAAACAGGGAGCGGTTCTGTTAGGTCCCGGACTGGGCCGAAAGGAAGAGACCGTACGCTTTGTAATAGATTTTCTATCCCAAAATAACCGGAAAACAGTTATAGATGCCGATGCCCTGTGGGCCCTTGCGCAATCTCAGAAGTGGAAAGAATTTGAGGAAAAGCAATGGATTTTAACTCCACATCCCGGTGAGCTTGCGAGACTGCTGGAACAGGATGTAAAAAAGGACTATCAAAGATTAAATTTGGTTCGTAATTTCTCCGCTGAGCATAATGTTACGACGCTATCCAAGGGCATGCCGGGTATAGTATCAACTAAAAACGGAGACAGCTATCTGACAAATTACGATACCCGCTATTTTGCGCGCGCCGGCAGCGGAGATGTGCTTGCCGGTAAGATATCAGCTTATTTGGCACT
- the proS gene encoding proline--tRNA ligase yields MANKITERTEDFSQWYQDVIREGKLADHSPVRGSMVIRPNGFALWENMKQALDQMFKDTGHENAYFPLFIPKSFLSKEAKHVEGFAKECAVVTHSRLRSTDDGVEVDPESKLEEELIVRPTSETIIWDSYRNWIQSYRDLPILINQWANVVRWEMRTRLFLRTMEFLWQEGHTAHATKQEAVEETTRMLEVYRTFAEDFMAMPVIKGVKTESERFAGAEDTYCIETLLQDNKALQAGTSHFLGQNFAKAFDVKFQSSEGEHEYVWATSWGVSTRLIGGLIMTHSDDQGLVLPPKLAPNQVVIVPIWKSDEEKEEVMDYCDDIVSELKERDIRVKVDDRENMSPGWKFNEHEATGIPVRLTIGPRDLKNNNAELARRDTLDKNIVEREGLAQRVDDLLKTIQEKLYTTAKERIEDNTHSVDSYDEFKDIIENEGGFVYAHWDGTAETEEKIKEETKATIRCIPLEDGEEGECMVTGKPSKQKVLFARAY; encoded by the coding sequence ATGGCTAACAAAATCACGGAACGCACAGAAGATTTTTCACAATGGTACCAGGATGTCATTCGCGAAGGTAAACTGGCGGATCATTCCCCGGTGCGCGGAAGCATGGTGATCCGCCCCAATGGATTTGCCCTGTGGGAAAATATGAAGCAGGCCCTGGACCAGATGTTTAAAGATACCGGCCATGAAAATGCCTATTTCCCGCTCTTTATCCCGAAATCCTTTCTTTCCAAAGAAGCCAAGCACGTGGAAGGCTTTGCCAAAGAATGCGCCGTGGTAACCCACAGCCGCCTTAGAAGTACCGACGACGGCGTGGAAGTAGACCCGGAGTCTAAGCTGGAAGAAGAACTTATTGTCCGGCCCACTTCTGAAACTATTATCTGGGATTCCTACCGGAACTGGATTCAATCCTACCGCGACCTTCCCATTCTTATTAACCAGTGGGCCAATGTCGTCCGCTGGGAGATGCGCACACGCCTCTTCCTGAGAACCATGGAGTTCCTGTGGCAAGAGGGGCATACCGCCCACGCCACCAAACAAGAGGCGGTTGAGGAAACCACGCGGATGCTGGAAGTGTACCGCACCTTTGCCGAAGACTTTATGGCCATGCCAGTCATTAAAGGAGTGAAAACGGAATCCGAACGCTTTGCCGGTGCAGAAGACACCTATTGCATCGAAACGCTCCTGCAGGATAACAAAGCGCTGCAGGCTGGGACCTCGCACTTCCTGGGACAAAATTTTGCAAAGGCTTTTGACGTGAAGTTCCAGAGTTCGGAAGGAGAGCATGAGTACGTCTGGGCTACCAGCTGGGGCGTTTCAACACGATTGATCGGTGGACTTATCATGACACACTCGGATGACCAGGGATTGGTTCTCCCTCCAAAATTGGCTCCAAACCAGGTGGTTATCGTACCTATCTGGAAGAGTGATGAGGAAAAAGAAGAAGTAATGGATTACTGTGACGATATCGTCAGTGAGCTTAAAGAACGCGATATCCGGGTTAAGGTGGACGACCGGGAGAACATGAGTCCGGGCTGGAAATTCAATGAGCACGAAGCTACCGGCATCCCGGTACGGCTCACCATCGGGCCTCGCGACCTTAAAAACAACAATGCCGAACTGGCCCGCCGCGATACACTGGATAAAAATATTGTGGAGCGCGAGGGACTGGCCCAACGAGTGGATGATCTGCTTAAGACCATCCAGGAAAAGCTCTATACTACAGCGAAGGAACGGATCGAGGACAATACCCACTCGGTAGATTCCTACGATGAGTTTAAGGACATCATCGAAAACGAGGGGGGCTTTGTCTATGCCCACTGGGACGGCACTGCTGAAACCGAAGAGAAAATAAAAGAGGAAACAAAAGCAACTATCCGCTGTATTCCCCTCGAAGACGGAGAAGAAGGAGAATGTATGGTAACCGGCAAGCCTTCAAAACAGAAAGTTCTTTTTGCACGGGCTTACTAA